From one Anabas testudineus chromosome 21, fAnaTes1.2, whole genome shotgun sequence genomic stretch:
- the LOC113173669 gene encoding olfactory receptor 11A1-like: MEDEPNVTYITIGGLVDMEKYKYLYFSVVFTAFILIICFNVTIICLIWIHRNLHEPMYIFIAALLLNSVLYSTNIYPKLLVDFLSEKQIISYSACLFQFFNIYTLGGSEFLLLAAMSYDRYVSICKPLQYPTIMRKRTVSIFLVLAWLVPACNNGALAILSANLKLCSLTFNGIFCNNAIYSLHCENLKARSVFGVVALIITVPLPVLFILFTYTRILIISFRSRRNVRRKAAQTCLPHLLVLISFTCLGAFDVIIVRLGSDFPKTVHFTITLQTILCHPLFNPIIYGLKMKEISKHLKKLYC, translated from the coding sequence ATGGAAGATGAACCTAATGTCACATATATAACTATTGGTGGGCTTGTAGATATGGAGAAAtacaaatatctttatttttcagttgtatttacaGCTTTTATTCTAATAATCTGCTTTAATGTCACCATCATTTGTCTTATCTGGATTCACAGAAACCTCCATGagcctatgtacatttttattgcagctttgttactgaactctgttcttTACAGCACTAATATCTACCCAAAACTGTTAGTGGACtttttatctgagaaacagatcatatCATATTCAGCCTgtctttttcaattttttaatatttatacattaggtggttcagagttcttactgttagcAGCTATGTcctatgacagatatgtgtctatctgtaaacctctgcagtatccaaCTATCATGAGGAAAAGAACTGTCAGTATTTTTCTGGTTTTAGCTTGGCTTGTACCTGCTTGTAATAATGGAGCCCTGGCAATACTAAGTGCTAATTTGAAACTCTGTAGTTTAACGTTCAATGGAATTTTTTGTAATAATGCAATTTACAGTCTCCATTGTGAGAATTTAAAAGCTCGATCTGTATTTGGTGTTGTTGCTCTTATAATCACTGTGCCTCTCCCTGTGCTCTTCATACTGTTTACCTACACCAGGATTCTGATAATATCCTTTCGAAGTCGTAGAAATGTcaggagaaaagctgcacagacctgtttacctcatcTGTTGGTTTTAATCAGCTTTACCTGTTTGGGTGCGTTTGATGTCATTATAGTTCGACTGGGATCAGATTTTCCAAAAACCGTCCATTTTACAATAACTCTACAAACAATTTTGTGTCATCCTCTTTTCAATCCAATTATTTATGGACTGAAGATGAAAGAAATCTCTAAACACCTGAAGAAGTTGTACTGTTAA